The window tttttttgcagACGCAAGACTTGTACTTTTTGAAAAAGCTCTTGAATTTGAAGAGTGATGATGGTTTTAGAATGAATCAGATCCTTGTTGGGTTATGGTACATCATGGGTTTGTGGCCTTTGGTATATGGCATGCTCTTGCTTCCCACTGGTCGAAGGTATCTTTACTTATATGGCTTCTTCCTTTATCCTCTTTAGAGAGTTAAGTAAGTAGAACACTCTAAGCTGAAATGAAATAGAGAAAAACTAGTAGTTTAATGttctctgataccatattagagATTGTTCAGTGAAACTTTCTCATCAACTCTTATATTAGTGTTATATTCAATCTGTTGATAGATGCGTTTGTTCGACAGTAAAACCCCGGCTTGGCCATTTGTTGTGCTTTCGTTTTTCGGTGGTGTATACGCTTTGTTACCTTATTTTGCCCTGTGGAATCCTCCTGCTCCTCCTGTTTCAGACACTGAACTGAGAAAATGGCCTTTGAATATTCTGGAATCAAAAATAACTGCTGGGGTAAAAAGATCTCCCTCTTTTTGTAATCTTGATTCATGTCTCTCGCCTTTTGGTTTTCATTACTGAGAGTTGACACAGATATGCATCAGGTAACTCTTATTGCAGGACTAGGTATAATTCTTTATTCAGTAGTTGGTAATGCTGGTGACTGGACAGAGTTCTATCAGTACTTTCGAGAGAGCAAATTCGTAAGTTCGATATGCTCATTCTTTTCCGGAAATGCAAATCATCTCTTTGCTTATATTTGACATAACAGGACTTAACCTTTTAAAATGCAGATTCATGTTACGAGTCTCGATTTCTGTTTACTGTCTGCATTTGCTCCGTTTTGGGTTTACAATGACATGACCAGCAGAAAATGGTGAGTTCTATATAAAGCTATTTATTGTGTTTACTCAAGACCCTTTTCTTTTCTATGAACATACACTGCTTCTTTTTCAGGTTTGATAAAGGCAGCTGGCTTTTACCGGTATCAGTGGTGCCATTCTTGGGACCTTCTTTGTATCTTCTCCTACGACCATCAGTATCAGAGACGACTGCTTCCAAAGATTCTGCATCATCTGACGCAAATCAATAGCAACATCAGCGCTGTGCTTTCACTCGAACTCGATGACAAGAAAATTGTCACGGAGTTTCCAAAAGCCGAGGAAGGTTTCTCAGAGACCATCAAATTTCTGATTCATGAGGGCCGATGATAGTAAGATTGATGAAGATGGTAAATCACCAGTGCTACAAATGTATATTAGAAGAGGGAAATGTAATTCTGGATCATCAGAACAAACTACTTCAGCTCCTTAACAATAGATTCAGTACTACAGTGATTTACTTTCTTCTATTGCTTCATTACCGATGCAAATGTAATCAGAtcaatattttgattaaaaagagaaaacatgttTATTGTAGGTATAACGAGAAGTGGAAATTCAAACTGAAATATATGGAGTTTGTCACAAGTCAAAGAAAATTGTTTAGGCATACAACTTGCTGAGTTCATCTTTGAATTTGGCCTTAATTTGCTCCCTCTTTATCTTGAGAGCAGCTGTGACTAATCC is drawn from Camelina sativa cultivar DH55 chromosome 1, Cs, whole genome shotgun sequence and contains these coding sequences:
- the LOC104790465 gene encoding uncharacterized protein LOC104790465 gives rise to the protein MLESISLISCNFSRLPPLLKPSTRSQTLTQTPNLLLLHSKASSPFPKSYRISLFSKYERKDTFFHVCCKSSLNNPEPDKTQIQDEGRDWSSSILLFALWGALLYYCFNLAPDQTPTQDLYFLKKLLNLKSDDGFRMNQILVGLWYIMGLWPLVYGMLLLPTGRSKTPAWPFVVLSFFGGVYALLPYFALWNPPAPPVSDTELRKWPLNILESKITAGVTLIAGLGIILYSVVGNAGDWTEFYQYFRESKFIHVTSLDFCLLSAFAPFWVYNDMTSRKWFDKGSWLLPVSVVPFLGPSLYLLLRPSVSETTASKDSASSDANQ